One window from the genome of Methanoculleus sp. 7T encodes:
- a CDS encoding sulfurtransferase — translation MNEEMFTPSGKERLQVARDRENAPYPRGDGKVKLVTTDWLAEHLHDADLTVLDTQPDVHDYIREHIPGAVYLNEGVLRVPDRGFPTTYGPLACLQESFRRVGLEADSPVVVYTSKGAFSGRGDGLAQTMMAYTLAKYGHNVVYVLDGGLDAWKSEGRELSQEFPTVEPSRFTVEARGDYAIGYEEFVRVKDDEDVIVLDARPAKVYAGQGPWRMPGHIPGAVSLPWRSLMDDENPALLKPNDALDMILEEHGIDRSRTVICTCGTGREATNEFILFKWFYLYPKVRLYEGSFTEWAAHPDNPVVVGSEPRERRTEAVSAR, via the coding sequence ATGAATGAAGAGATGTTCACCCCAAGCGGTAAAGAGCGTCTGCAGGTGGCACGCGACCGAGAGAACGCTCCGTATCCCCGTGGCGACGGGAAGGTCAAGTTGGTGACTACGGACTGGCTGGCCGAGCACCTGCACGATGCCGACCTGACGGTCCTCGACACCCAGCCTGATGTGCACGACTATATCCGGGAGCATATCCCTGGTGCCGTCTATCTGAACGAGGGGGTTCTGCGGGTGCCCGACCGCGGCTTCCCGACCACCTACGGCCCGCTTGCCTGCCTTCAAGAATCGTTCCGGCGTGTGGGTCTTGAGGCGGACTCGCCGGTCGTCGTCTATACGAGCAAAGGTGCGTTCTCCGGTCGGGGCGACGGGCTTGCACAGACGATGATGGCCTATACGCTGGCAAAATACGGCCATAACGTCGTATACGTCCTCGACGGAGGGCTCGATGCCTGGAAGAGCGAGGGGCGGGAACTTTCACAGGAGTTCCCCACAGTCGAGCCGTCCAGGTTCACCGTGGAGGCGCGGGGCGACTACGCCATCGGGTATGAGGAGTTCGTGCGGGTCAAAGACGATGAAGACGTGATCGTGCTTGATGCGCGCCCGGCAAAGGTCTATGCGGGGCAGGGGCCCTGGCGAATGCCCGGGCATATCCCCGGCGCCGTCAGCCTGCCTTGGAGAAGCCTGATGGACGATGAGAACCCGGCGCTGCTCAAACCAAACGACGCACTCGATATGATCTTGGAAGAGCATGGTATCGACCGGAGTCGAACGGTCATCTGTACGTGCGGGACCGGGAGGGAGGCCACGAACGAGTTTATCCTCTTCAAATGGTTCTACCTCTACCCCAAGGTCCGGCTCTATGAGGGATCGTTCACCGAATGGGCCGCGCATCCGGATAACCCGGTTGTCGTAGGGTCTGAACCGCGAGAGCGCAGGACAGAGGCGGTTTCCGCCAGGTAA
- a CDS encoding thioredoxin family protein — protein MNDTVVEVTTWDWESAVEKGTRPAVVMFYSPGCPHCRAMEPYFRKFAERYGEAILFARLNIEENVWIAERYGVLGVPTFKFFCSGRPFEELVGEVYPAMIEKRIEDLLEHGEECVRSSTAIDYETTGYA, from the coding sequence GTGAACGACACTGTTGTTGAGGTCACGACCTGGGATTGGGAGAGCGCCGTCGAGAAAGGAACGAGGCCTGCCGTGGTGATGTTCTACAGCCCGGGCTGCCCGCACTGCCGCGCGATGGAGCCGTACTTCCGTAAGTTCGCCGAACGGTACGGCGAAGCGATCCTCTTTGCAAGGCTGAACATTGAGGAGAATGTATGGATCGCCGAGCGGTACGGTGTTCTCGGCGTACCGACCTTCAAGTTCTTCTGCTCGGGCCGACCCTTTGAAGAACTGGTAGGGGAGGTTTATCCCGCGATGATCGAGAAGAGGATCGAGGACCTCCTCGAGCACGGCGAAGAGTGCGTCAGGAGTTCTACGGCTATCGACTACGAGACCACCGGCTACGCGTGA
- the phoU gene encoding phosphate signaling complex protein PhoU produces the protein MVDKFREELKELKDLVLAQGAFAYGMLSRSMTALEDRDPELAERVYQERVELAERNLAIEEAALRLIALYQPMARDLRSIICALRMNFALFRIGRYGKDIAKLVEGLSEKPHIGNLMNLPHMAELVCAMIDDSLKAYQTEEITPIEGMSRRDDVVDDLRYAIFRESVTYMMEDPKNITRCIDYVMIARYLERCGDYACDISEQVCYMVTGERVEVK, from the coding sequence ATGGTGGACAAATTTCGTGAAGAACTGAAGGAACTCAAGGACTTGGTCCTTGCACAGGGAGCGTTCGCCTACGGCATGCTCTCTCGCTCGATGACCGCTCTTGAGGACCGGGATCCCGAACTCGCGGAGCGCGTGTATCAAGAGCGAGTCGAACTCGCAGAGCGGAACCTCGCCATCGAAGAAGCAGCGCTCCGCCTCATCGCGCTCTATCAGCCCATGGCGCGCGACCTCCGCTCAATCATCTGCGCGCTCCGAATGAACTTCGCGCTCTTCCGTATCGGCCGGTACGGAAAAGATATCGCCAAACTCGTGGAAGGGCTCTCGGAGAAGCCTCACATCGGGAACCTGATGAATCTGCCGCACATGGCCGAGTTGGTCTGCGCCATGATCGACGATTCCCTGAAAGCCTATCAGACCGAGGAGATCACGCCCATCGAAGGCATGTCGCGCCGGGACGATGTCGTGGACGATCTCAGGTACGCCATCTTTAGAGAGAGCGTCACCTACATGATGGAAGACCCGAAGAACATCACCCGATGCATCGATTACGTGATGATCGCACGCTACCTAGAGCGGTGCGGCGATTACGCCTGCGACATCTCCGAGCAGGTCTGCTACATGGTCACCGGCGAGCGGGTGGAAGTAAAGTAG
- the pstB gene encoding phosphate ABC transporter ATP-binding protein PstB, which translates to MQRDDSILATEHVNLYYGEKQALSDISVHIPRNRVTSLIGPSGCGKSTLLRCFNRLNDLVEGVRTEGKILFEGRDIRAPDCDVVELRKRIGMVFQKPNPFPSSIYDNIAYGPRVHGVHSRKTLDVIVQESLIKAALWDEVADRLHDSAMGLSGGQQQRLCIARTLAVEPEVILMDEPCSALDPIATSKIENLIYGLKEHYTVVIVTHNMQQAARVSDFTGFMYLGRLIEFGPTARIFENPQEELTNNYVTGRFG; encoded by the coding sequence ATGCAGAGAGACGACAGCATCCTTGCAACTGAGCACGTAAACCTCTATTACGGCGAGAAGCAGGCCCTTTCCGACATATCAGTCCACATCCCGCGGAACCGGGTCACCTCACTGATCGGGCCGTCCGGGTGTGGGAAATCGACCCTCCTGCGCTGCTTCAACCGGCTCAACGACCTCGTCGAGGGAGTCAGAACCGAGGGCAAGATCCTCTTCGAGGGCAGGGATATCCGTGCTCCCGACTGCGACGTCGTGGAATTACGGAAACGGATCGGGATGGTCTTCCAGAAGCCGAACCCCTTCCCCTCGTCCATCTACGACAACATCGCCTACGGCCCTCGCGTCCACGGCGTCCATAGCAGAAAGACGCTGGACGTAATCGTCCAGGAGAGCCTGATAAAGGCGGCTCTCTGGGATGAGGTGGCCGACCGGCTCCACGACTCCGCGATGGGACTTTCGGGCGGGCAGCAACAACGGCTCTGCATCGCAAGGACGCTTGCCGTCGAGCCCGAGGTCATCCTCATGGATGAGCCTTGCTCCGCGCTCGACCCCATCGCCACCTCAAAGATCGAAAACCTCATCTACGGCCTCAAAGAGCACTACACCGTCGTCATCGTGACCCACAATATGCAGCAGGCGGCCCGGGTCAGCGACTTCACGGGGTTCATGTACCTAGGGCGGCTGATCGAGTTCGGGCCGACCGCCCGGATCTTTGAGAACCCGCAGGAAGAGTTGACCAACAATTACGTGACCGGGCGTTTCGGATAG
- the pstA gene encoding phosphate ABC transporter permease PstA yields the protein MPKEPRIPHTLFSLRKRSRRIREGAVRALWFCTAIFAVVAIFFIIFFLVKNGYPALEQVGVWNFLTGDLWNPTGAPPAYGIYPLIVGTLLVTLGAMAIAVPLGIASAVFIAELAPPRLRRAVKPAIELLAGIPSVVYGFFGLVVLTDWIRTSFNVASGETWLAGSILLGIMALPTIVSVSEDAISAVPRGYREGSLALGATHWQTITGVVIPGALSGITAAIILGIGRAIGETMAVIMVVGNAGVIPEPLWNTLSPVRTLTGTLGIEMGEVAVGSAHYHALFAVAVVLLAITLAVNLLARGILKRLGERHTAAAGAARRAPKRGGDTAKPYARAALGIGALGLLAAATDLLITAVVAVTFFGAVHVGRRIPPKIREKIAFGLVYASAGIVLLFLGVILYDIVSNGLPALSWEFLTAPPSDLGRAGGIGPAILGTLYLVGGAVLFALPIGIGAAVYLHEYTRGGRITEIIRAGVDLLNGTPSIVFGLFGFAFLVLYLNLGVSLLAGQITLGLMILPTIIRTTEEALKSVPAAVREGSLALGATHWQTIWRVVLPPAVPGILTGTILGIGRAAGETAPILFTAVVFSRRFLPGSVMEPVMALPYHLFILATNVPGARENQYGTALVLLILVTAIYLIAILVRDRYQKSIRW from the coding sequence ATGCCCAAAGAACCGCGTATCCCGCATACGTTGTTCTCCCTCCGGAAGAGATCCAGGCGGATTCGTGAAGGGGCCGTCCGGGCACTCTGGTTCTGCACGGCCATCTTCGCCGTCGTCGCCATCTTCTTCATCATCTTCTTTCTGGTCAAGAACGGTTACCCAGCCCTCGAGCAGGTCGGGGTCTGGAACTTCCTCACCGGCGATCTCTGGAACCCGACGGGAGCGCCTCCGGCATACGGCATCTATCCGCTGATCGTCGGCACGCTCCTTGTCACGCTCGGCGCGATGGCAATCGCAGTCCCGCTCGGGATCGCAAGCGCCGTCTTCATCGCCGAACTTGCGCCGCCGCGGCTGCGGAGGGCCGTGAAACCCGCCATCGAACTCTTGGCGGGGATCCCCTCGGTGGTCTACGGTTTCTTCGGTCTCGTCGTATTGACCGACTGGATCCGCACCTCCTTTAATGTCGCCTCGGGGGAGACCTGGCTTGCCGGCTCCATCCTGCTCGGCATCATGGCGCTCCCGACGATCGTCAGCGTCTCGGAGGACGCGATCAGCGCCGTGCCGCGGGGATACCGGGAGGGGTCCCTTGCGCTCGGAGCGACGCACTGGCAGACGATCACCGGAGTCGTGATCCCGGGAGCCCTCTCCGGGATCACCGCTGCGATCATCCTCGGGATAGGGAGGGCGATCGGCGAGACGATGGCGGTGATCATGGTGGTCGGCAACGCAGGCGTCATCCCCGAACCCCTCTGGAACACCCTCTCCCCGGTCCGGACACTCACCGGGACGCTGGGCATCGAGATGGGAGAGGTCGCCGTCGGCAGCGCCCACTACCATGCGCTCTTCGCCGTCGCCGTCGTCCTCTTGGCGATCACCCTTGCGGTAAACCTCCTCGCGCGAGGTATCCTGAAGAGGCTCGGCGAGCGGCACACGGCAGCCGCCGGAGCGGCCCGCCGGGCCCCAAAGAGAGGAGGCGACACGGCAAAGCCTTATGCCCGTGCGGCTCTCGGCATCGGCGCGCTCGGACTCCTTGCGGCGGCCACGGATCTTCTGATCACCGCCGTCGTCGCCGTGACTTTCTTCGGAGCGGTGCATGTCGGACGCAGGATTCCCCCGAAGATCAGAGAGAAGATCGCGTTCGGGCTTGTGTACGCGTCTGCCGGCATCGTACTCCTCTTCCTCGGAGTCATCCTCTACGACATCGTCTCAAACGGCCTGCCTGCGCTCTCCTGGGAGTTCCTGACCGCTCCACCGAGCGATCTCGGCCGGGCGGGAGGAATCGGCCCGGCCATCCTCGGGACCCTCTATCTGGTCGGGGGCGCCGTCCTCTTCGCCCTCCCGATCGGCATCGGCGCCGCCGTCTACCTCCACGAGTACACCCGAGGCGGGCGCATCACCGAGATCATCAGGGCAGGTGTCGACCTCCTGAACGGCACGCCGTCCATCGTCTTCGGCCTCTTCGGGTTCGCGTTCCTCGTGCTCTACCTGAACTTAGGCGTATCGCTGCTCGCCGGCCAGATCACGCTGGGGCTGATGATCCTCCCCACCATCATCAGGACGACCGAAGAGGCATTAAAGAGCGTCCCGGCCGCCGTCAGGGAAGGGAGCCTCGCCCTTGGGGCGACGCACTGGCAGACCATATGGCGGGTCGTGCTCCCCCCGGCGGTGCCGGGAATCCTGACCGGCACGATCCTCGGCATCGGGCGGGCGGCCGGGGAGACTGCGCCGATCCTCTTCACCGCGGTCGTCTTCTCCAGGCGATTCCTCCCCGGATCGGTGATGGAACCGGTTATGGCGCTTCCCTATCACCTCTTCATCCTGGCGACCAACGTTCCCGGGGCAAGAGAGAACCAGTACGGAACGGCGCTGGTGCTTCTCATACTGGTGACGGCTATCTACCTGATCGCGATCCTCGTCCGAGACCGCTACCAGAAGTCAATCAGATGGTGA
- a CDS encoding phosphate uptake regulator PhoU, producing the protein MEIRKVQITGGSSYIVSLPKQWIKSTKIQKNDPVGLIAQPDGSLLITPKIDGESVHRDRVFEVGAATDRTFLLRLLVGAYVSGFTTIRLESKGRLPPFVRQLVREFTQMAIGQEVVGETDSSITLKDLLNPAEMPFENTIKRMHVLARGMQQDAMTALREHDAALAEDVVMRDTEVDRLHWLVARQYNLIHTDVTLSRRMGIPVNQAAYYFQVSRIVERIGDHATRVAQNALALIDREADSTTLNLMDEASTLALDIFSRSMEAFHTGDIRKANATLQAVRDLEDTTREVNAQVLRFEAVAAIPLGQIADSVRRIGEYSGDICECVINYIVGQEA; encoded by the coding sequence ATGGAGATCAGAAAGGTTCAGATCACCGGGGGCTCGTCGTATATCGTATCCCTGCCGAAACAGTGGATCAAGTCTACGAAGATCCAGAAGAACGACCCTGTAGGGCTGATTGCGCAGCCTGACGGCTCGCTCTTGATCACCCCGAAGATCGACGGAGAGTCGGTCCACCGGGACAGGGTCTTCGAAGTCGGCGCCGCGACGGACCGCACGTTCCTGCTCCGTCTCCTTGTCGGGGCGTACGTCTCCGGTTTTACGACCATCCGGCTCGAATCGAAAGGGCGGCTGCCCCCGTTCGTCCGGCAGTTGGTCAGGGAGTTCACGCAGATGGCGATCGGGCAGGAAGTGGTCGGCGAGACGGACTCCTCGATAACGCTCAAGGACCTCCTCAACCCTGCCGAGATGCCGTTTGAGAATACCATAAAACGGATGCATGTGCTGGCGCGGGGCATGCAACAGGATGCAATGACCGCACTCCGAGAGCATGATGCGGCTCTCGCCGAGGATGTCGTCATGCGTGACACGGAAGTTGACCGGCTGCACTGGCTCGTCGCCCGGCAGTATAACCTTATCCATACCGACGTCACGCTCTCGCGCCGGATGGGTATCCCGGTAAATCAGGCGGCGTACTATTTCCAGGTCAGCAGAATCGTCGAGCGGATAGGTGACCATGCCACCAGGGTGGCGCAGAATGCTCTCGCCTTGATCGACCGCGAGGCCGACTCGACGACGCTCAACCTCATGGATGAGGCGAGCACGCTCGCCCTGGATATCTTCTCGCGGAGCATGGAAGCGTTCCATACGGGAGACATCAGAAAGGCGAACGCGACGCTTCAGGCGGTGCGAGACCTCGAGGATACAACCCGAGAGGTCAACGCTCAGGTGCTCCGGTTCGAGGCGGTGGCGGCGATCCCCCTCGGTCAGATCGCAGATAGCGTCCGGCGGATCGGGGAGTACTCAGGCGACATCTGCGAATGCGTCATCAATTACATCGTCGGACAAGAGGCCTGA
- a CDS encoding ArsB/NhaD family transporter: protein MGTLIPLVVLVLVFLLIAVRKIGDVNLRIWQVMVLGAAAVVLTGAITPEDALASVNLDVMLFLFGMFVVGEALAESGYLYHLAFRLFSRAESVRRLVFLILVGAGLLSALLMNDTLAVVGTPLMLYFARRHEISPKLLLLTLAFAVTTGSVASPIGNPQNLLVALSGGVENPFVTFPFYLAVPTVISLLLAYIFLFRAFPDEFHPVPLVHREEEIRDPALAALARLSLILLVFLIGVKVVAVMLVPEFDIGLTWIALVAAIPVLVGSRRRVEILRRVDWPTLAFFAGLFVLMASVWESGVFQPLIEGTSLDLTAVPVIVTVSVVVSQFVSNVPFVALSLPVLSHLGTSTTGMMALAAGSTIAGNMLILGAASNVIIIQGAEKDGETLTFWEFARVGVPLTIAQTAVYVLFLSFFPA, encoded by the coding sequence ATGGGCACCCTCATCCCGCTCGTTGTTCTCGTTCTGGTCTTCCTCCTGATCGCGGTTAGGAAGATCGGGGACGTCAACCTCCGTATCTGGCAGGTGATGGTCCTCGGGGCGGCCGCCGTCGTGCTGACCGGGGCAATCACGCCTGAGGATGCGCTGGCGTCCGTCAACCTCGATGTGATGCTCTTTCTCTTCGGTATGTTTGTGGTGGGAGAGGCGCTCGCAGAGAGCGGCTACCTCTACCACCTGGCCTTTCGCCTCTTCTCCCGGGCGGAGTCGGTCAGACGTCTGGTCTTTCTCATCCTCGTCGGTGCCGGTCTGCTCTCGGCGCTTCTGATGAACGACACCCTGGCGGTCGTCGGCACCCCGCTGATGCTCTACTTCGCCCGACGGCACGAGATCTCCCCGAAACTCCTGCTGTTGACACTCGCCTTCGCCGTCACGACGGGCAGTGTTGCAAGCCCCATCGGGAACCCGCAGAACCTTCTCGTCGCACTCTCCGGCGGCGTCGAGAACCCGTTCGTCACGTTCCCTTTCTACCTAGCCGTCCCGACGGTAATCTCCCTGCTCCTAGCGTATATATTTCTCTTCCGGGCGTTTCCGGATGAGTTCCACCCGGTCCCGCTGGTTCACCGCGAGGAGGAGATCCGCGACCCGGCCCTGGCGGCTCTCGCCCGCCTCTCGCTTATCCTGCTTGTCTTCCTGATCGGCGTCAAGGTCGTCGCGGTCATGCTTGTCCCCGAATTCGATATCGGGCTGACTTGGATCGCGCTCGTTGCGGCCATACCCGTCCTCGTCGGGAGCAGGCGGCGCGTCGAGATCCTCCGCCGGGTCGACTGGCCGACACTGGCCTTCTTCGCCGGCCTCTTCGTCCTTATGGCGAGCGTCTGGGAGTCGGGAGTCTTCCAGCCGCTCATCGAGGGAACTTCCCTCGATCTCACCGCCGTCCCGGTCATCGTTACGGTGAGCGTCGTCGTCTCCCAGTTCGTCTCGAACGTCCCCTTCGTCGCCCTCTCCCTCCCGGTTCTCTCACATCTCGGGACGTCCACGACGGGCATGATGGCGCTTGCGGCCGGCAGCACCATCGCCGGGAATATGCTGATCCTTGGGGCGGCAAGCAACGTCATCATCATCCAAGGCGCGGAGAAGGACGGCGAGACGCTGACCTTTTGGGAGTTTGCCCGGGTCGGTGTTCCGCTCACTATTGCCCAGACGGCGGTCTACGTGCTCTTCCTCTCGTTCTTTCCGGCCTGA
- a CDS encoding Clp1/GlmU family protein: MIIVGEEWEELAAALSQADAPQRVYVVGATNSGKTTLCRYLADETATHTRTAYVDCDTGQSRIGPPTTEGMVVHSRPPDPPGRAYLRFVGSTSPGGHFLQTLTGAKRLVEKAAELSAGATIIDSPGLVFGGVGVEFQFQMIDLLRPTQIVALQHGRELERLLANFARHPEVAVRRIPVSPAAVARTVTERRRYREERFTAYFADGLSQEIPLRGLGLQGRVPDLKDPHGVERRLVSFNDPENFALALGIVEEIHPRRRALTVFAPPFDPAAVASVRFGSLYLDLDADPGSMESSRP; encoded by the coding sequence GTGATCATCGTCGGAGAGGAGTGGGAGGAACTTGCTGCGGCGCTCTCGCAGGCGGATGCCCCGCAACGTGTGTATGTCGTCGGAGCGACGAACAGCGGAAAGACCACGCTCTGCCGCTACCTCGCCGATGAGACGGCGACGCACACGAGGACCGCATACGTCGACTGCGACACCGGACAGTCCCGGATCGGCCCGCCGACGACCGAGGGGATGGTCGTCCATTCCCGACCGCCGGACCCGCCCGGCCGGGCCTACCTCCGGTTCGTCGGTTCGACGTCTCCCGGCGGCCACTTCCTCCAGACGTTGACGGGAGCAAAGCGCCTTGTCGAGAAAGCCGCCGAGCTCTCGGCCGGCGCCACCATCATCGACTCGCCCGGGCTCGTCTTCGGCGGGGTAGGCGTCGAGTTCCAGTTCCAGATGATCGACCTGCTCCGTCCCACCCAGATCGTCGCCCTCCAGCACGGGCGGGAACTGGAACGGCTGCTCGCGAACTTCGCCAGGCACCCCGAGGTTGCGGTCCGGCGGATCCCTGTCTCTCCGGCTGCCGTCGCCCGGACCGTAACCGAGCGGCGACGCTATCGCGAAGAGCGTTTCACCGCCTATTTTGCCGACGGCCTCTCACAGGAGATCCCGCTCCGAGGGCTCGGGCTTCAGGGCCGGGTGCCCGACCTGAAGGACCCCCACGGTGTCGAGCGGCGGCTGGTCTCTTTCAACGACCCCGAGAACTTTGCCCTTGCCCTCGGCATCGTCGAGGAGATCCACCCCCGAAGGCGCGCTCTTACGGTCTTCGCGCCGCCGTTCGACCCCGCCGCCGTCGCATCGGTTCGGTTCGGTTCGCTCTACTTGGACTTGGATGCAGACCCGGGATCGATGGAGTCCTCCCGCCCGTGA
- a CDS encoding mitochondrial ATPase complex subunit ATP10, with translation MNGTAETTEAVPAAIGRTFPTLMATSISGRTVTLPDDAEGDVSLVVLVFLESAWPMAESWSGPFAGAFTENPRVTTYLVSVVGDSLIGKSLADRIHQGLRGGVPPAKHDQVLTVPGGIERCRRAYGIDDPSLAYVYLLDGRGIIRWMEKGTAAPEGLDTLLDTARAMLEPLLE, from the coding sequence ATGAACGGAACTGCAGAAACTACTGAAGCAGTGCCTGCAGCCATAGGCAGGACGTTTCCCACCCTTATGGCCACGTCGATCTCCGGCAGGACCGTCACCCTCCCCGACGATGCGGAGGGCGACGTCTCGCTCGTCGTTCTCGTCTTCCTTGAGTCCGCCTGGCCGATGGCGGAGTCGTGGAGCGGCCCCTTTGCAGGAGCGTTCACTGAGAACCCACGGGTGACGACCTACCTGGTATCGGTGGTCGGCGACAGCCTCATCGGCAAGTCCCTCGCCGACCGCATTCACCAGGGGTTGCGGGGAGGCGTCCCTCCCGCGAAGCACGACCAAGTGCTGACCGTACCGGGAGGGATCGAGCGGTGCAGGCGGGCCTACGGGATCGACGACCCGTCGCTCGCCTACGTCTACCTCCTCGACGGGCGCGGCATCATCCGCTGGATGGAGAAGGGGACCGCCGCACCGGAAGGGCTTGATACTCTGCTGGATACGGCCCGCGCGATGCTCGAACCGCTCCTAGAGTGA
- a CDS encoding pyridoxamine 5'-phosphate oxidase family protein, translating into MEIVKIPNMDKAEYDQLIEEGFISRIAFQGSKYPYIAPFLYVFDGKFLYFLATKYGRKNDLFRQHPYVSVEIEKYSSDLSCYTFVTMQGYLVQLEDAIEKKIIREKFVDMIKAHNLSRNILAALGHKPEEPIGSIASEERSNIWKLTGVTDIVALKNL; encoded by the coding sequence ATGGAGATCGTGAAGATCCCGAATATGGACAAAGCAGAGTACGACCAACTCATTGAGGAAGGGTTTATCAGCCGAATTGCGTTCCAAGGGAGTAAGTACCCGTATATAGCCCCGTTTCTCTACGTCTTCGACGGGAAGTTCCTCTACTTCCTGGCGACCAAGTACGGCAGGAAGAACGATCTCTTCCGACAGCACCCGTATGTCTCAGTCGAGATCGAAAAGTATTCGAGCGATCTCTCTTGCTACACCTTTGTGACCATGCAGGGCTACCTGGTGCAGCTTGAGGATGCGATCGAGAAGAAGATCATCAGAGAGAAGTTCGTGGATATGATCAAGGCGCACAACCTCTCGCGGAACATCCTCGCCGCACTCGGCCACAAGCCCGAGGAGCCGATCGGGTCCATCGCATCCGAAGAGCGCTCGAACATCTGGAAACTTACCGGGGTGACCGACATCGTCGCCTTGAAGAATCTATAA
- a CDS encoding metallophosphoesterase, whose translation MRIGILSDTHDYLQMVDAAVGRLNRERVDLVLHAGDYVSPFVIPRLANLRSPMIGVLGNNDGDHHLLAMRFAEHDQLDLRGVFAAVTAGGMTIALLHGDDRELLQALIGRKAFDVVVHGHTHQAGVRRLGATLVVNPGETCGYLTGRPTVAVLDTVARDVELLSL comes from the coding sequence ATGCGCATCGGGATCCTCTCCGACACACACGACTACCTCCAGATGGTGGATGCAGCCGTGGGGCGACTCAACAGGGAGCGGGTAGACTTAGTACTCCATGCCGGGGACTATGTCTCACCGTTCGTCATCCCGCGATTGGCAAACCTGAGATCGCCCATGATCGGCGTTCTCGGGAACAACGACGGCGACCATCACCTTTTAGCGATGCGGTTTGCCGAACACGACCAACTCGACCTGCGGGGTGTCTTTGCCGCAGTCACCGCGGGCGGCATGACGATCGCGCTGCTCCACGGCGATGATCGTGAACTCCTGCAGGCGCTCATCGGGCGGAAAGCATTCGACGTTGTGGTCCACGGTCATACTCACCAGGCCGGAGTCAGGAGACTCGGGGCGACTCTGGTCGTCAATCCGGGGGAGACCTGCGGTTATCTGACCGGCCGGCCGACCGTCGCCGTGCTGGACACGGTGGCCCGGGATGTGGAACTGCTCTCCCTCTGA